A segment of the Candidatus Doudnabacteria bacterium genome:
ATTTAGGCCGATCTCGCCGAATAATTTTAGCAGCAGATTGATCATCTGCGCATCAGCGATGGGCGCGGTTTGCCCGAATATCTGGAAACCGTATTCGGAGGTCTGTTTGATCTCATTGCCGGAAATAAAAGCCACAGGCGATGAGTAATACCATTTGCTGACCCGTTCCCTTTCCGGGAAATGATATTCAAGATAAGCCCGGACCAAACTGAAAATATTGGACGGTTTGGCTGCGATCGCATTGCTTTTCGGGTCCTGCAAAATTAAAAGCTGTTCTTTGTCCGAAGTCCAGAATCCATACAGATGCGCATCCTCGAACATCGGGGTATCGATCCTGACATAACCGAAATTATGCGCCAGGGTGACCAATTTCTCCAAAAAAACATCCCATGATAAATGATGCTCTGGCAAAAGATCCTGGGAGCCGGCCAGCCTTGGCGGCGCTTTTTCGACTGTCGGTGTGATTTTGCGGGGACGACCCATAAAAGATGATTATTATAAAGTAAAAATAAAAAAGTCAAAAGATTACTTTTTTTATTTTTTACTTTTTAATTTTTTCCTTAAAAACTATAACTGGGCAGCTTATTATAAAAATCCCATTCATTCAGCGGCAGAACCCTGATCAGCACCCTTCCGACCATGAGAGACCGTTTCAGCGGCCCCCAATCCCGCGAATCGTCGGAAGCCAGGCGGTTATCCCCCATCATAAAGTATTCGTCGCTTCCCAAAGTCAGGATTTTTTTGCCGCCGACGATCGTCATGTCATGCGCGTAGCTTAACTGCTGATTTGGCAGATAAGGTTCATCGGATGTAACACCATTCGGGTGCTGCGCGTTAAAAATCGTAACCTTGCCGTTGTCAATTTCCACTTTCTCGCCGGGCAGGCCGATTATTCGCTTGATAAAAAACTGTTTGGGATCTTTCGGGTAGTGCAGCACGATCACTTGCCCGCGCTGAGGAGAACTGAAATGATACGTCAGCTCGTCAATGATCAGATATTGTCCGTTGGAAAAATTCGGTTCCATGGATGAGCCGGAGACGATGAACGGCTGGAATATAAAATATCGGATCGGAACGATAATTATAATTGCCAGTATTATGATCTTCAAAAAATCCCAAACCAACAGCAAACCCGAAACAAAGCCGCCGAAAGAACTATTTTTATGTTTACCCGAGGTTTCAGTGCGGGTCCCGGCCTCGTGGCCGGATTGATCTTCTGGTGCATCCATAGAAAATATTGTTTAGTAAACTGCTTCGCGAGTTCTTCGCATTACACTTCTACGCCCCCGAATGTGCAGTTGTTGCACTTCGGAGCTCCGTTCAGGAGCGTAGAAGTGGTGGGCGAAACAGGACTCGAACCTGTGACCTCGCCGATGTGAACGGCGCGCTCTAACCAGCTGAGCTATCCGCCCTTTAAATCACAATTAATTTACAGATACTTATTAGCTTAACAGATAACCGCTGAACAAATCAATACTGTCCGCCGATGGATGGATTAAAGACCCTTTTTCGCGTATAATACCTGGGCATCTGATATGATTCTATGAAAAACTTCGACCTTATAAAACCACAATTGCAGCAGCAGGTCCAAAATAATAATCATTTTGACCCAATTGTCCAGAAACCGCATAGACGAACCCGGAAATGGAAATGGATCATTTTAATTTTGGTTATTCTAGCTTTGGCCGGCTTTGCTTCAAGCAAATTATTGTTAAAGACCAATCAGATATTTACCGGCAAGGGCAATATCTTTACGCGAGTCGGCAATCTGATCCTTAGTCCTGATAAAAAACTGATCGGGGAAGATGAAGGACAGATCAACATCCTTTTGATGGGAATCGGCGGCTCAGGACACGATGGCGCTTACCTTACTGACACCATGATCGTGGCTTCGATCAATACCAAAACCAATGAGGTCGTTTTAATCTCCATCCCCCGTGATTTTGCGCTGGACCTGCCCAAAGTCGGATACAACAAGGTCAATGCGGCGTACGCCTATGCCTACAAAGATAACCCCAATACAGCCGGGGATGCCGCTATTGATGCGGCTGAAAAAATCACCAATTTACAGATTCCTTACTACGCTGTGATCGATTTTCGGGGTTTTGTCAAAGCAGTCGATGACGTGGGCGGAGTGGATGTGACCGTAGACAACACCTTCACTGACTCGAGCTTCCCCAATGACTATCCTTATGATACGACAGGATACTTAGCTCCCGTAACATTTACCAAGGGCCCGCAGCACATGAACGGACAGAGAGCTTTGATCTTTGCCCGGTCCCGGCATTCGGAAAATGCCGATGAAGGTTCTGATTTTGCGCGATCTGAGAGGCAAAAAAAAATCCTTGTTGCGTTAAAAAACAAGATTCTGTCGCTGAAGCTGACAAACTTGCCGACGATCAACAACCTCCT
Coding sequences within it:
- the lepB gene encoding signal peptidase I, which encodes MDAPEDQSGHEAGTRTETSGKHKNSSFGGFVSGLLLVWDFLKIIILAIIIIVPIRYFIFQPFIVSGSSMEPNFSNGQYLIIDELTYHFSSPQRGQVIVLHYPKDPKQFFIKRIIGLPGEKVEIDNGKVTIFNAQHPNGVTSDEPYLPNQQLSYAHDMTIVGGKKILTLGSDEYFMMGDNRLASDDSRDWGPLKRSLMVGRVLIRVLPLNEWDFYNKLPSYSF
- a CDS encoding LCP family protein; the protein is MKNFDLIKPQLQQQVQNNNHFDPIVQKPHRRTRKWKWIILILVILALAGFASSKLLLKTNQIFTGKGNIFTRVGNLILSPDKKLIGEDEGQINILLMGIGGSGHDGAYLTDTMIVASINTKTNEVVLISIPRDFALDLPKVGYNKVNAAYAYAYKDNPNTAGDAAIDAAEKITNLQIPYYAVIDFRGFVKAVDDVGGVDVTVDNTFTDSSFPNDYPYDTTGYLAPVTFTKGPQHMNGQRALIFARSRHSENADEGSDFARSERQKKILVALKNKILSLKLTNLPTINNLLSDFTDNFRTNMEPYELKHLTDLAQKTNNDNIYSFSLDPDGVLICSALVDPQTGKKVPEPAPAPAPTSTPTPPPATGASAAKTTAAVPTAGSVPTVIPTDTTPAVTEPEVVRMYVVQPCEGKTLTDIHDWLVNAPVMAKLNKEKATVEIQTSTGKPISPTRFKQLSLAGIDVKYAIFKGKVAYNQTVLYDNTKGSKPKTLDYLNSNYTLTPSDVTYPASTADFVIIVGKDSS